A part of Kryptolebias marmoratus isolate JLee-2015 linkage group LG8, ASM164957v2, whole genome shotgun sequence genomic DNA contains:
- the LOC108232154 gene encoding YTH domain-containing family protein 1: MMSTASIDPQTSKGQDASKAFPVSVQNGSLHQKDTVHDNDFEPYLTSQSSQNNSYQSMTDPYLSSYYAPSIGFPYPLNEAPWSTGGDPPIPYLAPYAPLSNGDHHFMPDTVFGQPGGLSSSIYPHRFNFFPENPAFSAWGTSGSQGQQTQSSAYGGSYSYPPSSLGGTLVPDGQTGFHSDTLSKAPGMNSLEQGMLGLKIGGDVTGNGSGVKSGSVIGGGVAAAVATGNSGTPIGMPPQKPTSWAAIASKPAKLQQQKIKNKPFAPLAGVLPPPPIKHNMDIDTWDNKGTATKMAPPLPHQHHPSQIHSHVQSLIPPLQQSLQSAQSLVQQMTMQGHAPGPPHSYQNHNSAPAPQTRWVAPRNRNLCYSGGSLDSSSSSNSGGVGNGAAVGGIVPSEPGSESHPVLEKLRASHSYNPKDFDWNLKNGRVFIIKSYSEDDIHRSIKYSIWCSTEHGNKRLDSAYRGMNSKGPVYLLFSVNGSGHFCGVAEMCSPVDYGTSAGVWAQDKWKGKFDVNWLFVKDVPNSQLRHIRLENNDNKPVTNSRDTQEVPLEKAKQVLKIITQYKHTTSIFDDFSHYEKKQEEEEVVKKSYEPVSIQSRSRIDQDRQK; encoded by the exons ACATCAAAGGGACAAGATGCAAGCAAAG CCTTTCCAGTCTCAGTGCAGAATGGCTCCCTCCATCAGAAGGACACAGTGCATGATAATGACTTTGAGCCCTATCTCACCAGCCAGTCCAGTCAG AATAACAGCTATCAATCCATGACAGACCCTTACCTGTCCAGCTACTATGCCCCCTCTATCGGATTCCCTTACCCTCTCAACGAGGCTCCATGGTCTACAGGAGGTGACCCACCAATCCCCTACCTGGCACCGTATGCCCCCCTCAGTAATGGAGACCACCATTTCATGCCTGACACAGTTTTTGGGCAGCCCGGTGGGCTAAGCAGCAGCATCTATCCCCACAGGTTTAACTTTTTCCCAGAGAATCCAGCTTTCTCTGCCTGGGGCACCAGTGGTTCTCAGGGCCAGCAGACTCAGAGTTCAGCCTACGGGGGCAGCTACAGCTACCCGCCCAGCTCTCTGGGAGGCACATTAGTCCCCGATGGTCAGACAGGTTTCCATAGTGACACCCTGAGCAAGGCGCCGGGCATGAACAGCCTGGAGCAGGGCATGCTAGGCCTAAAAATTGGTGGGGATGTGACAGGAAATGGCTCAGGTGTAAAGAGTGGCTCTGTGATAGGTGGCGGTGTAGCTGCAGCTGTTGCCACAGGCAACAGTGGCACACCAATCGGAATGCCCCCTCAGAAACCTACATCGTGGGCGGCTATTGCTAGTAAACCTGCCAAGCTGCAGCAACAAAAGATAAAGAACAagccttttgctcctttagCAGGAGTTCTGCCTCCACCTCCGATTAAACACAACATGGACATCGATACGTGGGATAATAAAGGAACCGCCACCAAGATGGCCCCTCCGTTGCCTCACCAACATCACCCGTCCCAGATTCACTCCCACGTTCAGAGCCTCATTCCTCCCCTCCAGCAGTCCCTGCAGTCGGCCCAGTCCCTCGTGCAGCAGATGACCATGCAGGGTCATGCTCCGGGACCCCCGCATTCTTACCAGAACCACAACTCTGCTCCCGCGCCTCAGACCCGGTGGGTAGCTCCACGCAACCGCAACTTGTGCTACAGCGGCGGAAGCCtggacagcagcagctcctccaacAGTGGCGGCGTGGGCAACGGGGCGGCGGTGGGCGGGATCGTACCGTCAGAACCGGGCTCAGAGTCCCATCCCGTGCTGGAGAAGCTGCGAGCGTCCCACAGCTACAACCCCAAGGACTTTGACTGGAACCTGAAAAACGGCCGCGTGTTCATCATCAAGAGCTACTCCGAGGACGATATCCACCGCTCCATCAAGTACTCCATCTGGTGCAGCacggagcacggcaacaagcgTTTGGACTCGGCCTACAGGGGCATGAACTCTAAAGGTCCCGTCTACCTGCTGTTCAGTGTGAACGGCAGCGGCCACTTCTGCGGCGTGGCCGAGATGTGCTCCCCTGTGGACTACGGCACCAGCGCCGGAGTCTGGGCGCAGGACAAGTGGAAGGGCAAGTTTGACGTGAACTGGTTGTTTGTTAAGGATGTGCCTAACAGCCAGCTGCGCCACATACGCCTGGAAAACAACGACAACAAGCCAGTCACCAACTCCCGTGACACTCAGGAGGTTCCTTTGGAAAAGGCCAAGCAGGTGCTCAAGATTATCACCCAGTACAAACACACCACCTCCATCTTTGATGACTTTTCTCACTATGagaagaagcaggaggaggaagaggtggtgAAAAAG